Below is a window of Impatiens glandulifera chromosome 2, dImpGla2.1, whole genome shotgun sequence DNA.
TCTTCTACAAGGCTAACAAAGCTACCTTCAAACTCCAAGAATGGCACAAACTTCAGGCATGCATGACCTCTTCAAACGTTTTTGGACTACTCTTGTCAAGTTTCCTAGCTactaattgtattaattaagtttactacacttattattatttcatcCAACTCTTCAAATTAATctccaattaattaattgtatgttttgttttgttttgttttgatggGATGATAATTAAGTCTCGACATGCATGCATGGTTGTTCTTGTAGTGGAACTGAAGTAACTTTCTTCACATCTGGAATTGCTCTAAAGGAGCTCAAGTGCTTCATTAACAAGGTTGAAAACATCTTTCCTGACAATTGGTGCTTACAATATTTTTGCAGATTCTCTAATTTCCTGTGTGATTCATTTTTGCAGATTCTCGTTTTGAAGATTCAGGTAAGTAAAGCTTTgctatatatagttatatatccATCAACTAATTACTCTCTTTGACCATTTCCTGTCCCAGCTAGCTAGCTATTTATTGAGGTTATGTTATTCTTCCTGTAAGTAGCCTCTTTAATTGGTTGTTGAATGGTGCCTCTCCAGAACATTGCAATTGAACTAGTCGTTGATAACGGAGGGCCTTCCAGATCACATTGTGAGCAGATACTAAAAGCTAATGAATGTGCTGCTTCATCTGAATCAAACATTGAACGTTTGATATCTGGCTTTGAAGATTATGTCTTGAAGCATGGGAATATCTTAGATGATAAATGTGTCTCATGTTCATCGAGTGGGTGAGTGCAAgtgactaatttaaaaaaaaaaaaaaaaaaaaaaaaagtttcattCAAACCATAGTAAATGTGAATGCCCCATTGACTATGATAGAAATATGAGCAAATAGATAGATACTTGAAGCTTTTGTTGGATAACAAAGTTTTTAACTGGCTTAATTACTTCTTCTGCTATATTAGATCAGTCATTACTACTAGTGACATTTAGCACTTGAAAGATTTTCTTGATACCTATCCTATATACTGTTATTGTAGATGTCCTCTAAAAGTTGGCAGTGGGACTGTTTGTACTCCAGAACACAAAAAGAATACTGGAATGGTCTTAGAAGCAGTTGTCATAATCAGTGAAATATTGGAGGCAACAACTTCACAGTGCTGCTGCACAGGATATGACACAAGAACAGAGGTTCCGTTCCATCTCTTAAAGAATGTCAATATTAATATCCTTATTTTGCTTTCCGAACATTCAATTGTAATTAGAGTGAAGAATAtataagttatttgttttatctTGCTCAATAAGTTAAATGACtaaagggttatttggattaataaCCCTTCATCAAGCAGCAAGGCCTGTCTGTGTCTtattattctttcaaaatgTGAGACAACAGTACTCTGTGGTTAAGCAATTTCTTGTTCTGTTTGCCTGCAGGTATTATACTTTGAGGACTTTTCACCTTCAGAAATCACTCAAGGGTCTCTGAATGCATTAAGTATCATAAACTGGGCGGCTTATGGACTGAAACTTAAAGGCATCACTGAGAAAGACGGTTATGGATTGATGGAATGGGATAATTTGGCACCAAATGTCCATATTGGTATTGTGCTGCACTATTACCATGAAGGAGAATATCCTTGTTCTGAAATTGTTGAAGAGCTTTCTCTATGCTAGCTATATCctatatatttctatattttatCACCCACGTACGTACGTACGTACGTCTGTTCCTTAACCTAGCTACTCAAGATCATGATGCCGTCTGACATGAAAAAGGCACGAGCTGGTAAATCTATCACAGGGAAAGCTGTTAAGCTTGCGTTAACTGATCTGAAGCAGAAAAATTCTGGGGTTCTTCTCAGTACGCGTGCAAAGAAGGTAATTACCTTGGATAAAATTAAATCTTCCATCAGTTCAGTtgatctttattaattaattaattaatttaattaaatcttCAGATTTGCAGTACTTATGCCCCTGATCTGGCGAGAACAGTGGCTGGATTAGTAGTGTCTTCTTGTGACACGAAATTCCAAGAAGAATGCCTTTCTGTTCTTGGTTTGAAGATTGATCAAGTAGAAAAAGCTGAAGATGTTGAAAACCGCATTAAGGCGATGATTGTATCCGTCATAGAGAGGAACGATACAACAAATCCCAAGAGAGGATCACGAGAAGCTGCATCTTATCTGTTTGAAGAAAACTGCTCCCTGGAGCCAGCAGATTTTCTGGATGAAGAATACtgccaagaagaagaagaagagtaattgtcattataaaaatattagttttcaaataatttccattagttatgtttaatttgataaagaaatatttaaaatgtttttttcttttcttataatCAGTTCTTGTGGTTAAGATTGATCGTGCTCAATTATTATTTGCcttatcaaattgaaattttgtgtTTGTTGACTTGTAATTAAGATTGATTCTGGTGATCTGGTCAATTCTTATTTATGTGGCACATACatgtatttttcatttttgggaTATTGATAGGATTGTCAatgttatttttacttttattaaggaaaaaaaaaatataactatatttatttatttacacattaattaacattgtttaaatctagcaataaattaaaatacaaacaCGTACAACTCTAATAGTAGGCTAGTTCAAGctgaataaaatttaataatttatgtagTCTAAGAAGCATAAAAGTTCAAAAATAACACTTAATCAACAAGTTATTAAAAATGTCTATAAACATCTTTCAGTATATATAACACAATTTAcaattaaatcaaatcaaatgaaCAAAGTAGAGGATTCTGTAACTTGTTCTTCTTTCAaacctaattatttaaaatgtacaCTGAATCtgagtttgaataaaatatacatatatatatatttaaatttatttaaaattttacattcaaacattaatttaaataaaataatatggtAGAAATataccttttatatatatatatatatatatatatatatatatatatatatatatatatatatatatatatatatatatatattaacaaacttaataacatttttttaacttaaaacttaGCTATAACTCAAACTTctaattgtttgaaaattaaatttagtgatcatatatatatataatgatgcttaatttttaaagtttcccgattgccgggtcgagagctttggttaatttagatatatgtgagagtaaatagatacttgggtcggattgtgggttgacccgcccataaaattaaaacggttagaaataaaataaaaaatgttataggtatggttcgaatttgcaacataacaaaacaaatacaaccttttaaccaactaggctaataacactttatattttatatttaacccaaaatttgataaacgcgtgacattttaacaatataatttcaactttttaactaactaatctatatatatataatgatgcgtaatttttaaagtgtccggattgtcgggtcgagagctgtggttaatttggatatatgtgagagtaaatagatatttgggtcggattttgagttgacccgcccataaaaattttaccgtaatatttttttcacggttttttatattattacttgtgtaaatgcacgggatacatgctagtttatatAATGAGAGAGATTGATTATAAGTTGTGGCCAACTTTTTGGCTAAGCTTTAAAGTAGAAAGGCAATTCCTTTCCTTTCCTCTATTCCATAAAACGTCAACTAGTGCAATTCCCTTTTAATATGCTacattttaaattgaagttCCCATTTATTATAAAGAATTTCCTTAATTATTATGAGAAAAAGTAGCctgaaaagttaataaataagctTTTGTAGATGAGTTGGTTAAAGCATCCTTTAGTAAGCGGGAGGTTTTGAGTTCAATTCTTAATCAGAGCAATTTATGCGCTTTTCTCGGTCTTTCCATTTTCGATTTATGCGCTTCCCTCTCCAGCTTTCTTATTCTGCAACTTTGactttcttcttcattcctCCGCGGCTTCAACTTTCTTCTTTCTCGACTTTGAACATCggcaattttttttcttccgaGTATCTTCTTCAGCAAGTTCGAAGATGATAAACATTCAATGGCGAATAACAATGTTTTCGAACAACTCAAATTCTAAAAtcattttactttaattttcaGGAGAATTAATTTCTTTCAACTACATCCAACTCCAACACTAACAAATTTAAGTTCCTGAAcataataatcttataattaGGGTTATCTCGAACATTATCACCATGTTCGGGAacttaatataatgtttaaaaaaaaattatttttatttttggtttctaGATCTATATCAATTTACAAAACAttaggcctcgtttgatctttgggttattGGGATAAACTCagattttatcccaaaactcaACCATCACATCCtaaatcaaatcaatcattttataaattaaaataccaaaattacctataattaaatattttattttatattataaaaaaataatattaatatatatatatatatcttatatttattttattacattataaaatttatttttatataatttaaattaataaattatttcatttaaaaaaattatattaattatattaaataaaaataaattcaaaatataaataaaattctaaccaactatattatctaatataccatttaaaatttaaatttattttaatgaataattatactagaaaattaaattaaatatatttaaataaaaatattaattaatttataaatatatctcatttaaattaaatatttataaaaaaaaaattattattattatttttgatataaactaactttaaattatccttctaaataaatattataatagattttcttgatttttggttattatatcataagatttattttatttaaaattttatattattatattaaataaaataaatacacaatataaataaaattataatatactatattatcttatataatatttaaattataattataaaattagtattcatttaaattttaattgatgtattaataaaagttaatattaatatatctataatttttaatatttattttattatattatattttaaattttatttgaatgtaaattaaattaatatatttgtaaaatgtaTTGTGAGAGAGAGGAGAAGAGAGGTAGGGGTATTATtggtaataaaaattaaaaaactgattttttcctaatttcatcaaaacaaagttatttgggataaaacccgATAAAACCTCaataacccaaagatcaaacaaggccttagttaCACAATTAGAAACAAAACCTAAATATTAGAATAGACTCACTGATATTACACATTTTAAACAAGTTATGTTTCTGGATCTGTATCCATTAACAAAAACTTTAGTCGAAGAACTACTGAAACTACTCTTAGtcacaaaaataaaacccaAATATTATAATAGACCTACTAATACTACAGAGTGTTACATATTTTAATCAAGTTAAGTGTTTGTTTTGGTAATTACAAGTTAATGTTAGTAACAAAACTGAGTTATAGTGGAGAATCTTAAACTCATTTACAAATTTAGCTAAAGTTATATAGATTTTCAAATCCGTCAAAGTTATTTATAGATTTTCAAATATGGTCAGAGTTATATAGATTTACAAATTTTGCTAAAGTTATCTTAAAGTAATTTGTTACATTTTTAGTTATATAGGTCTAGAAATGACATAAACATTGAATTTGcagttatatatatttcaacatCATCGATCAACTCAGGAATTATTGGTTTTCCATGAGACCCTTTCCTGAGTTGATCAATCATGTTGAACGAAGTTGGATGATGATGAGAGTTGTCAATACGAAGTTGGAAGTTGGAGATTCGTGAATGGAAAGTGAGAGAGTCGAGAGTCGAGAGTCGTGAAaggaaatagttttttttaaatgaggaggaaaatataatatatatatacgatgaaagacgcgAAATATCATTATCTCGAAACGCGCGAGTGACATTTCGCACATTTCCATTAACTCGAAATATCACTCTCGCACTTTCATCTAAATCGTGTGAGTTCAAAAACACGATTTAAATGAAAGTGCGAGAGTGATATTTCGCGCAAATAAGCGGTAAATTGAGTGCGCGAGGGACAATACGGACATTTCGCGGGACGAAAAGCTCCTTTCGCAAAATTTATCCAGGGGTGTCCTTTTTTGAATTTAGACTTCTTgtagggccatttcatcaaatttcccaactTATGGGATTATGCAACTTTCTTTCTTGTCATTAATCCGAATTTcaaccttatttatttattcattcattgattCTAATTCAGTAATTTCATCCtccatattctttttttttatttatttatttatttatttatttattgatctattgtaatgggaaatttgataatatgaccctaaaaagaagggtattttgatttttaacctcTATAATAAATGGtttgttttttaacctttttttaaatttttttccaaaaataccCTCAATAACCTTTTtactttttacattttttttcttttatctttttttttcttccttctttTCCCTCTTCCTTTCCCCCCGTTTTCTCCTTTCCTCTTTCACCCGACTTCCGACGATTCTCTTCC
It encodes the following:
- the LOC124925303 gene encoding type 2 DNA topoisomerase 6 subunit B-like → MEVSSVQKLCEYLISCATQRCRMTQHYCRLAVVVVVLKYDRHPSLRISVSDTGIGSSLEEFNCLKYTTLTYPASTENWDGMMSLTTTRINDNEIYHYSLNLNETSSTRLTKLPSNSKNGTNFSGTEVTFFTSGIALKELKCFINKILVLKIQNIAIELVVDNGGPSRSHCEQILKANECAASSESNIERLISGFEDYVLKHGNILDDKCVSCSSSGCPLKVGSGTVCTPEHKKNTGMVLEAVVIISEILEATTSQCCCTGYDTRTEVLYFEDFSPSEITQGSLNALSIINWAAYGLKLKGITEKDGYGLMEWDNLAPNVHIGIVLHYYHEGEIMMPSDMKKARAGKSITGKAVKLALTDLKQKNSGVLLSTRAKKICSTYAPDLARTVAGLVVSSCDTKFQEECLSVLGLKIDQVEKAEDVENRIKAMIVSVIERNDTTNPKRGSREAASYLFEENCSLEPADFLDEEYCQEEEEE